From one Bacteroides intestinalis DSM 17393 genomic stretch:
- a CDS encoding TonB-dependent receptor yields the protein MAKKMLFLFVLLLSLTGMLKAQVTTAGMSGKVMADEESVIGATVVAVHEPSGTSYGTVTNVDGRFSLQGMRSGGPYKVTVSYIGYQTAIYTGIQLQLGETYSLNVTLHEASELLGEITITASKSKFSAEKTGATTNISSEQLTTLPSINRSISDFTRISPYASGNSFGGRDGRSNTFTVDGANLNNNFGLSSGLPGGGNPISLDAIDEVQVVIAPYDVRQANFIGAGINAITKSGTNAYRGSAYMYFNNEVMRGNKIGDTDFGVRAEESKTVYGATFGGPIIKDKLFFFANVEYEKSPQQVITWRAAKEGETPNNSTISRTTEADLAEFSQILKDKYRYNTGSFTDFPADVTNLKLLGRIDWNINQGNKLSVRYNFTNNKTWEAPNGSSGNTGYRLAYNRVSAYSMSYANSCYSLQNIVNSATAELNSRFSSNVSNQLLFTYSDMKDERGTNSSPFPFIDIMAGYYENGNQILEPYMTAGYELFTYNNLVKNTVMTIVDNFTYYLGAHKLTAGISYERQKAGNSYMRNGTGYYRYSSFEDFKNGAAPESFALAYGYNGNTKPSADVKFGQLGVYLQDEWNIRDNFKLTAGIRMDNLSFLNDIMRNQAIYDLDFNGMHIDTGAWPDSKLQFSPRVGFTWDVFNDKTLKVRGGSGFFTGRIPLVFFTNMPTNSGMIQNLVSITTRYKDGVVTSRDPRLELLKGNMITDVNQMISTLGLPTSISPEEGVLPSSVVGIDPDFKMPQVWKTSLALDYQLPVSFPLTVTLEGMFSKDINAVRQYNYNVQAPDKDTWSRFNGPDDRYIYPENFLQHTNISSANVLTNTSKGWGWTGNITVMAEPAKNVNIMAAYTHTESKEISGMPGSDANSAWTNVPSINGPNSSGLMRSQYVTPNRVVASINWRVHLNKKTSSNFSLFYSGYSSSGYSFMYSNDMNGNGVTNDLIYIPKTKDEIKFTSTEDADAFWKFVNQDPYLKKHKGEYAEAYSARAPWVHRFDFRWSRDFFVKIGKTKNTLQLSLDILNIGNLLNSKWGVTKNMSGANGGRILTYKGKDESNTPIFSMYKDSDGNYPTESFTRNLNYSECWKLQIGLRYVFN from the coding sequence ATGGCTAAAAAGATGTTATTCCTGTTTGTGCTTTTGCTTTCCCTTACAGGAATGCTCAAGGCACAGGTAACTACTGCCGGAATGAGTGGTAAAGTGATGGCTGACGAAGAATCTGTCATCGGCGCTACGGTTGTAGCCGTACACGAACCTTCCGGAACCAGTTACGGTACTGTTACCAATGTAGACGGACGTTTCAGTCTGCAAGGTATGCGCTCCGGTGGTCCTTACAAGGTGACGGTATCTTACATCGGTTATCAGACGGCAATCTATACAGGTATCCAGCTGCAACTGGGTGAAACTTATTCATTGAATGTAACTCTGCACGAAGCTTCGGAATTATTGGGAGAAATCACTATTACGGCCAGTAAGTCAAAGTTCAGTGCTGAAAAGACGGGAGCTACTACTAATATTTCTTCTGAACAACTCACCACATTGCCCAGCATTAACCGCAGTATCAGCGATTTTACCCGCATCTCTCCATATGCGTCAGGAAACAGTTTTGGAGGCCGCGACGGACGTTCCAATACGTTCACGGTAGACGGTGCGAACCTGAATAACAACTTCGGTCTGTCGTCTGGTTTGCCAGGCGGTGGAAATCCGATTTCATTGGATGCCATTGATGAAGTACAGGTTGTGATTGCCCCATACGACGTGCGTCAGGCAAACTTTATCGGTGCAGGTATCAATGCTATTACGAAATCGGGTACAAACGCTTATAGAGGTAGCGCTTATATGTACTTCAACAATGAAGTGATGCGCGGTAACAAAATTGGAGATACTGATTTCGGTGTGCGTGCCGAAGAGTCCAAGACTGTTTACGGTGCTACATTTGGCGGTCCTATCATTAAAGACAAGCTGTTCTTCTTTGCAAATGTAGAGTATGAAAAGAGTCCGCAGCAAGTAATTACATGGCGTGCGGCAAAAGAAGGAGAAACTCCGAATAACTCTACGATTTCACGAACTACGGAAGCTGATCTGGCGGAATTCTCCCAGATTCTGAAAGACAAATACAGATACAATACTGGTTCGTTTACAGATTTCCCTGCCGATGTCACCAACCTGAAATTGCTGGGACGTATTGACTGGAATATCAATCAGGGAAATAAGTTGAGTGTACGCTATAACTTTACCAATAACAAAACCTGGGAAGCACCCAATGGAAGTTCGGGAAATACCGGGTATCGGCTGGCATACAACCGTGTTTCGGCATATTCCATGTCCTATGCAAACTCTTGCTATTCTTTGCAGAACATTGTAAACTCGGCTACTGCCGAATTGAACAGCCGTTTCTCTTCCAACGTTTCCAATCAACTATTGTTTACATATAGTGACATGAAAGATGAACGCGGTACGAACTCCAGCCCTTTCCCTTTCATTGATATTATGGCCGGATACTACGAAAACGGTAATCAGATATTAGAGCCTTACATGACTGCCGGTTACGAGTTGTTTACCTATAACAACCTGGTGAAAAATACGGTTATGACTATTGTGGATAACTTCACCTATTACCTGGGAGCTCATAAACTGACGGCAGGTATCAGCTACGAACGTCAGAAAGCGGGGAACTCGTATATGCGTAACGGAACCGGATATTATCGCTATTCCAGCTTCGAGGATTTCAAGAATGGAGCTGCACCTGAATCGTTTGCCTTGGCTTATGGGTACAATGGTAATACAAAACCTTCTGCGGACGTGAAATTCGGTCAGTTGGGTGTTTATCTGCAAGATGAATGGAACATACGCGATAACTTTAAATTGACCGCCGGTATACGTATGGATAATCTCAGCTTCCTGAATGATATTATGCGCAATCAGGCTATCTACGATCTGGACTTCAACGGTATGCATATTGATACGGGGGCATGGCCTGATAGCAAACTGCAATTCTCACCGCGTGTGGGTTTCACCTGGGATGTGTTCAATGATAAGACTTTAAAAGTGCGTGGTGGATCAGGATTCTTCACCGGACGTATTCCTCTGGTGTTCTTTACAAATATGCCTACCAACTCGGGTATGATTCAAAACCTAGTAAGTATTACAACCAGATATAAGGATGGTGTTGTAACCAGTCGTGATCCCCGCCTGGAATTGCTGAAAGGTAATATGATAACGGACGTAAACCAGATGATTTCCACATTGGGGCTTCCTACCTCTATCAGTCCGGAAGAAGGTGTGTTACCAAGCTCCGTAGTGGGTATAGATCCGGACTTCAAGATGCCGCAAGTCTGGAAAACCTCATTAGCTTTGGATTACCAGCTGCCTGTATCTTTCCCGCTGACGGTTACACTGGAAGGAATGTTCTCTAAGGATATCAATGCGGTACGCCAATACAACTACAATGTGCAGGCTCCGGATAAAGATACATGGTCACGTTTTAACGGACCGGATGATCGTTACATCTATCCCGAAAACTTCCTGCAACACACGAATATTAGTAGCGCGAATGTATTAACAAACACTTCTAAAGGTTGGGGATGGACAGGTAACATTACCGTAATGGCAGAACCCGCCAAGAATGTAAATATTATGGCAGCCTATACTCATACCGAATCAAAGGAAATCAGTGGTATGCCCGGTTCGGATGCTAATTCCGCCTGGACAAACGTTCCATCCATCAACGGACCGAACAGCTCGGGACTCATGCGCTCGCAATATGTCACTCCCAACCGTGTAGTTGCTTCCATTAACTGGCGCGTACATTTGAATAAGAAAACATCTTCGAATTTCAGCCTCTTTTATAGCGGATATTCATCCAGTGGCTATAGCTTTATGTACTCTAATGATATGAATGGCAATGGCGTAACCAATGACCTTATTTACATTCCGAAGACTAAAGATGAAATCAAGTTCACGAGTACCGAAGATGCAGATGCTTTCTGGAAGTTTGTGAATCAAGATCCTTATCTGAAGAAGCATAAAGGCGAATATGCCGAAGCTTATTCTGCACGTGCTCCCTGGGTACATCGCTTTGATTTCCGTTGGAGTCGTGACTTCTTCGTGAAGATTGGCAAAACTAAGAATACGCTGCAACTCAGCCTAGATATCCTGAACATAGGTAACTTGCTGAACAGCAAATGGGGTGTAACGAAAAACATGTCCGGTGCTAATGGTGGACGAATTCTGACCTATAAGGGTAAGGATGAGAGCAACACTCCTATTTTCTCTATGTACAAAGACAGTGACGGTAATTATCCTACTGAAAGCTTCACCCGAAACCTAAATTACAGCGAATGCTGGAAGCTTCAGATCGGTCTGCGATACGTATTCAATTAA